In a genomic window of Sus scrofa isolate TJ Tabasco breed Duroc chromosome 4, Sscrofa11.1, whole genome shotgun sequence:
- the LOC110260220 gene encoding gasdermin-D-like: MSSLFSRDTKSLVRELGRKDELVPVNSLASALHLRLFCLVRKKHRHHLCPWDPLIATDFSLMDALEPGSPIPEVSRSEPIHIQETVAAAMMGAMSMGTSGLLGNVTGGGVATRSSALAVQTLRVSPSTWETLVETRKLRTPRPLFLRDLLSQKRESLYVVTEAVEVMEATTLQSLSGAEGAGQLSFLGLGLLKVQGGHIQGAGVLRATEEPHPATRMPAKELPH; this comes from the exons ATGTCATCCCTGTTCTCGAGGGACACCAAGAGCTTGGTCAGAGAGCTGGGCAGGAAAGATGAACTGGTGCCTGTGAACAGCCTGGCCAGTGCCCTGCACCTGCGCCTCTTCTGCCTGGTGAGGAAGAAGCACAGGCACCACCTTTGCCCTTGGGACCCCCTCATCGCCACGGACTTCTCCCTCATGGATGCCTTAGAGCCTGGCTCCCCCATCCCAG AGGTGAGCCGGAGTGAACCCATCCACATCCAGGAGACGGTGGCAGCAGCCATGATGGGGGCCATGAGCATGGGCACCAGCGGGCTGCTGGGGAATGTGACCGGGGGCGGCGTGGCGACCCGCAGCTCTGCCCTGGCTGTGCAGACTCTCAGGGTGTCCCCCAGCACCTGGGAGACTCTGGTGGAGACGAG GAAACTGAGGACTCCGAGGCCCTTGTTCCTCAGGGATCTGCTGAGCCAGAAGCGGGAGAGCCTGTACGTGGTGACGGAGGCCGTGGAGGTTATGGAGGCCACCACGCTTCAGAGCCTCAGCGGAGCAGAGGGAGCAGGGCAGCTGTCCTTCCTCGGGCTGGGCCTTCTCAAGGTACAGGGGGGCCACATTCAGGGTGCGGGGGTGCTGAGAGCCACCGAGGAGCCCCACCCCGCCACCCGAATGCCGGCCAAAGAGCTGCCCCACTGA